One genomic region from Phocoena sinus isolate mPhoSin1 chromosome 3, mPhoSin1.pri, whole genome shotgun sequence encodes:
- the LOC116751599 gene encoding high mobility group protein B2-like: MSSYAFFVQTCQEKHKKKHPDSSANFTEFSKKCPERWKIMSAKEKSKFEDMAKSDKARYDREMKYYVPPKGDKKGKKKDPNAPKRPPSAFFRFCSEHHPKIKSEHPVLSIGDTAKKVGEMWSEQTAKGK; the protein is encoded by the coding sequence ATGTCCTCATATGCCTTCTTCGTGCAGACTTGCCAGGAGAAGCACAAGAAGAAACACCCTGACTCCTCGGCCAACTTCACCGAGTTCTCCAAGAAATGTCCTGAGAGATGGAAGATCATGTCTGCCAAGGAAAAATCCAAGTTTGAAGATATGGCAAAAAGTGACAAAGCTCGCTATGACAGGGAGATGAAATATTATGTTCCTCCCAAAGGTgacaagaagggaaagaaaaaagatcccAATGCGCCTAAAAGGCCTCCATCTGCCTTCTTCCGGTTTTGCTCCGAACATCACCCAAAGATCAAAAGTGAACACCCTGTCCTATCCATTGgagatactgcaaaaaaagtGGGTGAAATGTGGTCTGAGCAGACAGCCAAAGGTAAATAA